A genomic segment from Castor canadensis chromosome 1, mCasCan1.hap1v2, whole genome shotgun sequence encodes:
- the LOC109696200 gene encoding LOW QUALITY PROTEIN: olfactory receptor 10V1 (The sequence of the model RefSeq protein was modified relative to this genomic sequence to represent the inferred CDS: inserted 2 bases in 2 codons), with amino-acid sequence MEGINKTAKIQFFFXPFSPNPEVQMVIFVAFLVMYLTSLSGNATISVIVHITHSLHTPMYFFLANLAVLEIFYTSSIAPLALANLLSMGKTSVSITGCASQMFFFVFLDGADCVLLAVMAYDRFIAICHPLSYTLIMSWPLCIELIVGXLVLGFLLSLPLTILIFRLPFCHTNEIYHFYSDMPAVMRLACADTHVHKTTLYIISFTILSIPLSLISISYIFIMAAVLRMHSAGRHRAFSTCSSHILVVLLQYGCTSFIYLSPSSSYSPEMGRMVSVVYTFITPILNPLIYSMRNKELKDALRKALRKF; translated from the exons atggaaggaataaataaaactgcAAAGATACAATTCTTTT ACCCATTCTCACCTAACCCTGAGGTCCAGATGGTGATTTTCGTGGCCTTCTTAGTGATGTACCTGACCAGCCTCAGTGGAAACGCCACAATTTCTGTCATTGTCCACATCACTCACTctctccacacccccatgtactttttcttaGCTAACTTGGCAGTTCTGGAAATCTTCTACACATCTTCCATTGCCCCACTGGCCCTGGCAAACCTTCTTTCAATGGGGAAAACTTCTGTTTCTATCACAGGTTGTGCCtctcaaatgtttttctttgtcttcttggatGGAGCTGATTGTGTCCTGCTGGCAGTCATGGCTTATGACCGGTTTATAGCAATATGTCACCctttgagctacaccctcatcATGAGCTGGCCCTTGTGTATAGAGCTGATAGTCG CACTAGTGCTAGGGTTCCTGTTGTCACTGCCATTAACCATTTTAATCTTCCGTCTCCCATTCTGCCACACCAATGAGATCTACCACTTCTACTCTGACATGCCTGCAGTCATGCGCCTGGCTTGTGCAGACACACATGTTCACAAGACTACCCTGTATATCATCAGCTTCACCATCCTAAGCATTCCACTCTCACTGATCTCCATCTCCTACATCTTCATCATGGCAGCCGTTTTACGCATGCACTCAGCAGGACGCCACCGTGCTTTCTCCACCTGCTCCTCTCACATCCTAGTGGTTCTCCTGCAGTATGGTTGCACCAGTTTTATTTACTTGTCCCCCAGTTCCAGCTACTCTCCTGAGATGGGCCGGATGGTGTCTGTGGTCTACACTTTTATTACCCCCATTTTAAACCCTTTGATCTATAGCATGAGGAACAAGGAACTGAAAGATGCTTTAAGGAAGGCACTGAGAAAGTTCTAG